Genomic segment of Myxococcus stipitatus:
GGCGCACGTGAAGGCCCATCCCAGCGAGAAGGGGACGATGGCGCCTGTGTATGGCATGGCGGCCGCCGTCCCCTTCCGAGGGATGGTGAGCGACTTGCTCAAGAAGTACATGGACCTGCTCTACAAGGTCTGAGCTTCACCGCCCCCGCCCGTCGTCAGGCGCGGGGGCCTGGCGGGCGCGCCGCCCACTCCCAGGTCGTGCCCTGGTGCAGCGCCGCGTAGATGTCGTCGCGCAGGACGTTGCACTCGTCATGCGTGAGCGTCCGGTCCAGCGCGCGCAGCACCACGCGGAGCAGCACGTTCTTCTGGTCCGCGCGCAGGGCCAGGCGCTTCACCGCGCTCGGGTGGAGCGCGGCGTAGGGGGTCTCCGTGACGACGAGGACGCTCTCCACCAGCTCCGCCCGCTCGCCCAGCGCCGCGCGCACCGCGTCGCCGAGCTCCTCCGCCGTCGTGTCCTCGCCCAGCACCAGGGACATGTCGCGGCGCACCTCGGGCATCGACGACACCGGCTGGTAGCGCTCCAGGTTCAACAGCTGCGTCGAGATGCGCGGGTCCGCGGAGCGCAAGAGCCGGATGTCATCCAGCCCCTTGCGCAACATCAGGATGCGGTCCATGCCCAACCCCATGGCGAGCCCGGTGATGGGGCCGGCCTCGAGCCCGCTCTCCGCCAGCAGCGCGGGGAGCGCCAGGCCGCACTCACCAATCTCCACCCAGTCATCTCCATCGCGCACGTCCACCTGGAGCCCATCCGTCGTGTAGGGATGGATGGCGGGAGTGAGCTTCATCTCTCGCCCCGGGAGGAGCGCTCCGACGACCAGGGCAATCATCCGCCGCAGGTCCTCCGGCGTGAGCGGCGCCCCCTGTCGCACGCGCCACAGGTCCATCTGATGGGGCTCCCCCGTGTGCAGCCGGTCGATGCAGTCGCGCCGGTAGACGAGACCAGGGCAGGCCAGCAGCACGTCGCGAGGAGGGGACGCGGCCAGCTCGCGCAGTGCTCCCGGAATCATCGCGGAGGTCTGGGTCCGCAACAGCGCCGTGTCGCAGACATAGCGGGTGTAGCGCGCGTCGCGGGCGGCGCCTCCAGGTGGGTAGTGGAGCCGGTCGTAGTTGTCGGCGATGGAGACGACAGGGCTTCGCCGGTGCACGACGACGTCACAACCCCAGGCGGAGCGCAGCGCCTCCAGCACGGCGCTCACGAGCTGCTGCAGCGCATGCGGGCCCGAAGCGGGGTCGGTCAAATCACGGACGGCGAGGGCGCGCCGAAGCTCCTCGGCGCTGAGGACGGAGATGGCAAGGGACGACATGGAGAACTCTCGAGTGCGAAGGCAGTGGAAACGCGATGGTCTCCGGCGTGCCTGGCGAGAATTCCTCCTGGCGCCGCCGGCTTCAGATGCCCCCCCGGCGGTTCCGGGTGAGCGTCGCGCCAGACGGCGTTTCGCCAACGAGAGGTTCGTGCGCGCTCAGTGCAGCACGGCCTCCCGACACCCGAAAGGGGCCGGGGGGCTGCTAAATCGACGAGCGCTCACGACGAGAATCATTGCCGGTCATCATTAACGACCGCGATGTTTCAATGCAAGGGGGTGTGTGTTCACGCGGCTGTCCCCGCCATCGCGCGGGTGGCGATCTCCGTGAGCTCCGCGTCCGTGAGCACCAACGGATTGGCCTTCATGCTGCTCGCGGCCCGCGCCTTCGACACCAGCTCTCCAAGCCGCTCCGTCGTCATCCCATAGGTGGCGAGCCCCGGTATCCGGAGCGCCTCCCGCAGCGACTCCACCCACGCGACGGCCTCCTCCGCGCGCGCATCCTCGCGACCGGTGAGCAGGACGGCCAGCTCGCGGAAGCGTGGGGTGGCGGGATGCTCGGGCGCGCGGGCTCGCAAGGCGCGCAGGTTGACGTCGAGCACCGACGGAAGCAGGGCCGCGCAGACCGCGCCGTGGGGCGCGTCGAACATTCCCCCCACGGGGGCCGCGAAGCCATGGACCGCGCCCAGCCCCGAGTTCGCCAGACACAGCCCACCGAGAAGGCTGGCCAGCGCCAGGTCCTCGCGCGCCTCCGCGTCTGGCCCCGAGAGCACGGCGCCTCGCAGCGAGCGCGCGGAGCGGCGAATCCCCTCGCGCGCCAGCGCGTCCGTGATGGGGTTGGCTCTCGCGGAGAGGAACGGCTCGATGACCTGCGACAGCGCATCCATGCCGCTGAAGGCCAGGACGTGGGGCGGCGCGCCCAGGAGCAGGTCCGGGTCCACCAGCGCCACACGCGGCAGCAGCTGCGGTCCGCGCAAGCTGGCCTTCACCTGGGCCTGCTTGGAGCCCAGCACCGCGTTGCGCGTCACCTCCGAACCGGTGCCCGCCGTCGTGGGGATGGCCACGAAGGGAAGCGATGGACGCGTGAGGACCTGCCCGTGTCCAATCACCTCCAGGTAGTCCAGCGGGTCTCCTCCCTGGGACGCGAGCGCCGCCAGCGCCTTGCCCGTGTCGAGCGCGCTGCCGCCGCCCATCGCGACCACTCCGTCGCAGCGCGACTCCGCCAGGACGGCCAGGCCCTCGCGCACGAGCTCCACCGTGGGCTCTCCGTCCACGCCGAAGGTCCTCACCGGGAGGCCCAGCGCTTCCAGCGCCGCGAGGAGCCCTCGCGCCCGCGTGGACGACCTGCCGGTGACGAGCAGCACGCGCTGGACACCCAGCGCGCGCACCAGCCCGGGGGCCTCGGAGAGCTTGCCGGGACCGAAGACGATGCGCGTGGCGGTGGCGAACTCGAAGGACAGGGGGCTCACCAGCCCGCGTCCTCGGGGAAGACGTTGACGTACTTCTGGCTCGAGCGGGGCACCGCCATCATCGGCGCCACGACATCTCTCCAGCGCAGGTAGTGCGCCGTCTGCTTGTGCTCGGCGGGGGCGGCGTCCGTCCGGTAGACCTCCACGAGCAGGAAGCGCGTCGGGTCCTCCGCGTCCTGGAGGAGGTCGAAGCGCGCGATGCCGGGCTCCTTCACGCTCTCGCGCGCGTTGGCCAGGGTGGCTTCGCGAAACGCGTCCACCTGCTCCGGCTTGACGTGGACCTGGACGTGGACGATTCGCAGGCTGTTGGGCATGCCCTGAAACTACTCCGGGCCCGGGTCGCGTGGGGGCGCGAGCCGGACCCGGCAGAAGGGACGGTGTGGTCTTCCGTACAGGCGTCGCGGGGACTACGGCGCCTTGATGACCGCAGTGGGGCTGAGCACGTCCTCGAGCTTGCGGGCCATCATCCACCCGTCGTGATAGACGATGCCCGTCTGGGTGACGGTGTCGTTCCGGTACAGGCCGATCTTCAGGTAGTTGAGCATTCCCCGGTACTGGGTCGCGATGTAGCGCTTGGGCAGCACCACCTTCCCGTCGAGGTACAGCTCCACGAAGCCGACCTTCGCGTCCGGCGACCAGCGCACGTGGAAGATGAAGTCCATCCACCTGCCGCGCACCAGCGGGGTGCGCCAGACGATGGTGCCCGGGTTGCCGCCGATGTTGAGGCGAATCTCATCCCCGTAGACGTAGAACTCCACCGGCGGCGAGCCCCCCGAGTCGGCGTCCTGGTGCCACTGGGTGAACAGCTGCCACGTCTTCGCGTTGGGGAAGGTGGAGTCGAACATCGTGCTCCAGCGGTAGTAGTACTCGGAGCCCGTCGCCTCGCGCGTCATCCGCACCAGCTCGTTGCGGTTG
This window contains:
- a CDS encoding iron-containing alcohol dehydrogenase: MSPLSFEFATATRIVFGPGKLSEAPGLVRALGVQRVLLVTGRSSTRARGLLAALEALGLPVRTFGVDGEPTVELVREGLAVLAESRCDGVVAMGGGSALDTGKALAALASQGGDPLDYLEVIGHGQVLTRPSLPFVAIPTTAGTGSEVTRNAVLGSKQAQVKASLRGPQLLPRVALVDPDLLLGAPPHVLAFSGMDALSQVIEPFLSARANPITDALAREGIRRSARSLRGAVLSGPDAEAREDLALASLLGGLCLANSGLGAVHGFAAPVGGMFDAPHGAVCAALLPSVLDVNLRALRARAPEHPATPRFRELAVLLTGREDARAEEAVAWVESLREALRIPGLATYGMTTERLGELVSKARAASSMKANPLVLTDAELTEIATRAMAGTAA
- a CDS encoding antibiotic biosynthesis monooxygenase, which codes for MPNSLRIVHVQVHVKPEQVDAFREATLANARESVKEPGIARFDLLQDAEDPTRFLLVEVYRTDAAPAEHKQTAHYLRWRDVVAPMMAVPRSSQKYVNVFPEDAGW